One stretch of Punica granatum isolate Tunisia-2019 chromosome 5, ASM765513v2, whole genome shotgun sequence DNA includes these proteins:
- the LOC116207967 gene encoding acyltransferase-like protein At1g54570, chloroplastic, with amino-acid sequence MASSFANFLVSPPLVPGLELVRPRRRVLARNAPGGGDQAVSLLEPVALNGTPPAPTPVADKEERSFESVVGGNGRFGLAFEVEKERLPASKEKKGKEQLRRFDDGMGVDKLEILWDDGYGSMTIKDYLDASKEILKPDGGPPRWFCPIECGQPLKDSPVLLFLPGLDGMGMGLILHHKALGRVFEVRCLHIPVQDRTPFEGLMKLVEETVRLEHATSPKKPIYLVGDSFGGCLALAVASRNPSIDLVVILANPATSFGRSQLQPLLPVLEALPDELHFTIPYLLSFVMGDPMKMAMVNIDDKIPPRLQLEQLSGNLTALLPRLSTLSGIIPKGTLLWKLNLFKSAASYANSRLHAIRAEVLVLTSGKDNMIPSREEGQRLVKSIRNCRVRHFKDNGHTLLMEEGINLLTVIKGTRTYRRSRRHDDISDFLPPSMWEFKTGFEQIIGLLRYACSSVLYSTLEDGTIVKGLSGVPSKGPVLLVGYHMLMGFELYSLVEEFLREKNVLVRGVAHPELFMGNVDSPTSEFSLPDWFKVFGAVPVTASNLYKLLATNSHALLYPGGAREALHYKGEEYKVIWPDQPEFVRMAARFGATIVPFGAVGEDDIVEYVLDYNDMMKIPFLNDYIREFNQKTIRMRDSGSGEVANQPLFLPGILPKVPGRMYYLFGKPIETGGKEKILMDKKNASELYLQIKSEVERGMAYLLKKRKEDPYRNIFDRVTYRVLHSPSNEIPGFKP; translated from the exons ATGGCATCATCATTTGCCAATTTTCTCGTGTCTCCTCCATTGGTGCCGGGCTTGGAATTAGTTAGGCCTCGTCGCCGGGTCCTAGCTAGGAATGCTCCTGGCGGAGGCGACCAGGCGGTCTCATTGCTCGAGCCGGTCGCACTTAATGGGACCCCTCCTGCTCCTACTCCGGTGGCGGATAAGGAAGAAAGAAGTTTTGAGTCCGTGGTAGGAGGGAACGGGCGTTTCGGCCTGGCATTCGAGGTCGAGAAGGAAAGGTTGCCTGCAAGcaaggagaagaaggggaaggAACAACTGAGAAGGTTCGATGATGGTATGGGTGTGGATAAGTTGGAGATTCTGTGGGATGATGGGTATGGGAGTATGACCATTAAGGATTATCTCGATGCCTCGAAGGAGATATTGAAGCCCGATGGAGGCCCGCCCCGATGGTTTTGCCCTATTGAGTGTGGTCAGCCCTTGAAGGATTCTCCAGTCCTTTTGTTTTTGCCTG GTCTTGATGGCATGGGAATGGGCCTCATTTTGCACCATAAAGCACTTGGGAG GGTCTTTGAGGTCCGATGCTTGCATATTCCTGTTCAAGATCGGACACCCTTTGAAG GGCTCATGAAGCTAGTCGAGGAGACTGTGAGACTTGAGCATGCTACTTCTCCAAAGAAGCCCATCTATCTGGTCGGGGATTCCTTTGGAGGATGCCTTGCTCTTGCTGTCGCTTCTCGTAACCCTTCCATTGACCTGGTAGTAATACTCGCCAATCCAG ctACGTCATTTGGGCGGTCGCAGCTGCAACCTCTGTTGCCTGTGTTGGAGGCTTTGCCCGATGAGCTCCACTTCACCATTCCCTATCTCCTTAGCTTTGTAATGG GTGATCCCATGAAGATGGCAATGGTCAACATAGATGATAAAATTCCCCCTAGACTTCAACTGGAACAGTTATCAGGCAATCTCACCGCTTTATTGCCCCGACTCTCT ACGCTAAGTGGCATCATACCCAAAGGAACTCTTCTCTGGAAACTCAATTTGTTTAAGTCAGCTGCTTCTTATGCTAATTCTCGACTTCATGCCATCAGAGCCGAAGTTCTCGTGCTTACTAG TGGGAAGGATAACATGATTCCGAGTAGGGAAGAAGGTCAGCGGCTTGTAAAATCAATACGAAACTGTAGAGTTCGGCACTTTAAAGACAATGGACATACTCTCTTAATG GAAGAAGGCATTAACTTGCTGACAGTCATTAAAGGTACTCGCACATACCGGCGGTCAAGGAGGCACGATGACATCTCTGATTTCCTCCCCCCCAGTATGTGGGAATTCAAAACCGGATTCGAGCAGATCATCGG GTTATTGCGTTATGCTTGTAGTTCTGTACTCTACTCGACTTTAGAGGACGGGACGATTGTGAAAGGTCTATCAGGGGTCCCATCAAAAGGTCCAGTGTTGTTAGTGGGTTATCATATGTTAATGGGCTTTGAGCTCTATTCTCTGGTTGAAGAATTTCTACGGGAGAAGAACGTTCTCGTGAGGGGTGTGGCCCATCCGGAGCTGTTCATGGGGAATGTGGATAGCCCAACTTCAGAATTTTCCTTGCCCGATTGGTTTAAAGTTTTTGGAGCTGTCCCTGTGACAGCGAGTAACCTCTACAAATTGCTCGCGACGAACTCTCATGCTCTACTTTACCCCGGTGGTGCGCGCGAGGCTCTCCATTATAAG GGTGAAGAGTACAAGGTTATATGGCCTGATCAACCAGAATTTGTGAGAATGGCTGCTCGATTCGGGGCCACTATTGTACCATTCGGAGCTGTTGGGGAGGATGACATCGTAGAA TATGTCCTTGATTACAACGATATGATGAAGATTCCTTTTCTTAACGACTACATCAGGGAATTCAATCAGAAGACAATAAGAATGAG GGACAGTGGGAGTGGTGAAGTAGCTAACCAGCCGCTTTTCCTTCCGGGGATTTTGCCAAAAGTACCAGGAAGGATGTACTATTTGTTCGGGAAGCCCATTGAGACTGgtggaaaagagaaaatactCATGGACAAGAAGAACGCCTCTGAGCTCTACTTGCAGATAAAGTCCGAAGTCGAACGTGGAATGGCTTACTTGCTCAAGAAGCGAAAGGAGGATCCTTACAGAAACATATTTGATCGAGTCACTTATCGGGTCCTCCATTCTCCAAGCAATGAGATCCCAGGATTCAAGCCATGA
- the LOC116209695 gene encoding LOW QUALITY PROTEIN: double-stranded RNA-binding protein 2-like (The sequence of the model RefSeq protein was modified relative to this genomic sequence to represent the inferred CDS: substituted 1 base at 1 genomic stop codon): MYKNQLQELAQRSCFNLPSYSCIREGPDHAPYFKAIVNFNGETFESPSFCSTLRQAEHAAAEVALNALALRGPSKALAARVLDETGVYKNLLQETAHRAGLKLPVYTTVRSGPGHVPIFSCTVELAGMSFMGQPARTKKQAQKNAAMAAWSALRKVTQYWSTSFSSTSPALESKGKEEQDRVTIARFLANLRPAEXKSVENQQPELRPHVGRVLPARSLYPVQCQGWGYSGFSPEILLYQLWEQEKLLRQHQHQMMMLPFLPSIRPHPQGLLFMHSMLSSENFQYLPAGQLRPDPDEARIAIATSGPPLCLSNQFITDPVCNRSRVTIQELPNEKAQESRDFSPAASSGGESRISVANDGNENQEDYEIRC, encoded by the exons ATGTATAAAAACCAATTGCAAGAGTTGGCTCAACGAAGCTGCTTCAACCTGCCATCATATTCGTGCATCAGGGAAGGGCCCGATCACGCCCCTTACTTTAAAGCTATTGTCAACTTCAATGGGGAGACTTTTGAAAGCCCGTCGTTTTGTTCTACTCTTAGACAGGCGGAACATGCTGCAGCAGAGGTGGCATTGAACGCCCTTGCTTTGAGGGGTCCTTCGAAAGCATTGGCTGCTCGAGTTTTG GATGAAACAGGAGTTTATAAAAATTTGCTTCAGGAGACTGCTCACCGGGCAGGACTGAAACTTCCTGTTTATACCACCGTTCGATCTGGGCCAGGCCATGTTCCCATTTTCTCATGCACAGTTGAGCTCGCTGGAATGAGCTTTATGGGGCAGCCCGCTAGAACCAAGAAACAAGCTCAGAAAAATGCAGCCATGGCTGCTTGGTCTGCCTTGAGAAAAG TGACTCAATACTGGTCAACTTCCTTTAGTTCTACATCTCCAGCATTGGAGTCTAAAGGCAAGGAAGAGCAGGACCGAGTTACTATCGCTCGCTTTCTTGCAAATTTACGGCCAGCTGAATAAAAAAGCGTGGAAAACCAGCAACCAGAACTTAGGCCACATGTTGGACGTGTTCTACCTGCGAGAAGCCTCTACCCAGTTCAATGTCAAGGCTGGGGATACTCGGGTTTTTCGCCTGAAATATTACTGTATCAACTGTGGGAGCAAGAAAAATTACTACGGCAGCACCAGCATCAGATGATGATGTTACCATTTCTTCCATCTATTAGACCTCATCCACAGGGCTTGCTGTTCATGCATTCCATGCTTAGCTCAGAAAACTTTCAATATCTTCCAGCAGGGCAGCTACGTCCTGATCCAGATGAAGCCAGAATTGCAATTGCCACATCCGGTCCTCCATTGTGCTTATCCAATCAATTCATTACTGATCCAGTGTGCAACAGATCCAGAGTGACTATCCAAGAGCTTCCCAATGAAAAAGCTCAAGAGTCGCGTGATTTCTCTCCAGCAGCTTCTTCAGGTGGTGAATCACGAATCTCAGTAGCGAATGATGGGAATGAAAATCAGGAGGACTATGAGATCAGATGCTGA